CCCTGCAGGTAGCCGCGCGCGCCGCGGCCATAGGTGTCCCATCCATCCGCGGGCAGGTTGAGATAGGGGGCCGGGCCGAAGGTAAACCACGTGTACAGCCAGAATGCCAGCACGTTCTTGCCGTGCTTGGGAACGTGGGGATACAACCGCATCTCCGCCCACATCTCCTGCCAGTTCTTGTCCGAACCCACAAACGTGGTGTAATTACGGAAACTCATGGCCAGGTAATAGCCCATGGATGGGTTCACCAGGTTGTCGCGCGTGTCGCCGAGCACGTTGATCGAAAGGCCAGACGCTACCGTGCGCGAGACCTCGCCACGGCTGTAAAGCGTGAACGGCGTTTCTTCTCCCTGTTGTGCGCGTTGATCAACAATGTTGTTGAACTCGTCGTAGTGATAACCAAGCCCCACGAACACTGGTCCGCTGGTCACCCGGTAGAAGGTGGCGTACGCGCGATAGAGCGCGAAGTTCATCGGATACTCCTGCTGATTCGACGACACCGGGCCCAACCCCCACGTGGAGCGCTCGGTATCGAGATATCGAAAATCCAACTTGAGAAGGGTATTGCCGGACTTGCTGAACACGTCACCCCGCACCTGTGCCTGAATCTGGCCGGTGGTAGATGCGTTGCCCGAAACCGACATGGAGGAGTAACGCGCGTCGGGTGAACCGCGCTGCCCCGCGCCGGTCGCCATCACCCCCAGCGCCACCCCGTAGACGGGGTTGTAGCTGAAGGTGGGCAGCAGTGCCCACGAGAGCCCGGTTTTCGTGGTTGCACGGATCTGGGTCTGGACGTCCTTCCGGAAGATCACGTCGAAGATGTCGCGCTGGGGGACTTCCGACGTGGCTGTGGTGTCGGTCACCGACGGGCTCGCCTGCGGGTACCCCTGACTAAAGCCGTCCGTGACGCGGGACCCGGAAGTCACGAGCATGGCGCTGGCCAGGAAGAGGGCAAACTTCATTGCAGGCGGATGCTAGGGCATGAAACCGTTTTCTTCAATGATCTACCGCGTCCCTCAGTAGCGTCGGGAGACGCACGTCGGCCCTATCTGTTTGCCCGGAGTCACGTCGGCCCCCTTCCCGCCCCGGCCGTTCCGGGGTATCATCCCCGTGCAGCCGCCCGTTCCATCCAACCCGAGGAGAGAGCAATGCCCAGGACCCCCACCATCTCCGTGCGCGGCGTGGGAAACGTCAGCGTCCCGCCCGACCGGACCGTGGTTTCGTTCGACATCTCCACCATGGACATGGACTATTCCAGGAGCGCCAGCGACCTCAACGAGCGCGTGGCCACGCTGCGCGCAGGCCTCAAGAAGTCCGGCATCAAGCCCGAGGACCTCAAGACCACGAGCTTCAGCATCGACCCGCACCACGAGTGGCGCGGCAAGGACGAGAACCGCCGCCAGGTCTTCCTGGGGTGGGTGACGCGCCACCGCATGAAGATCGAACTGCCCATCGACCGCGAGCTGCTGAACAAGGCGTTCGCGGCGATTGCCTCCGACGAGGTGAAATCGTCCATTGAAATCTCGTTCGACGTGAGCGACCGCGACGCGCTGCGCACGAAGATCCTCGAGGAAGCCACCCGCGTGGCGTGCCGCAACGCGGAGACAATGGCTACCGCCGCGGGATGCAAACTGGGACGCGCGCTCAAGATCGAGTACGGCTGGTCGGAGTTGCGGATCTCTCCGCTGCGC
This window of the Candidatus Krumholzibacteriia bacterium genome carries:
- a CDS encoding SIMPL domain-containing protein, which codes for MPRTPTISVRGVGNVSVPPDRTVVSFDISTMDMDYSRSASDLNERVATLRAGLKKSGIKPEDLKTTSFSIDPHHEWRGKDENRRQVFLGWVTRHRMKIELPIDRELLNKAFAAIASDEVKSSIEISFDVSDRDALRTKILEEATRVACRNAETMATAAGCKLGRALKIEYGWSELRISPLRYERNLMMSLEADATPDIEPDDIDASDSVTILFELL